One segment of Bacteroidales bacterium DNA contains the following:
- a CDS encoding C1 family peptidase, protein MKQNFKKYGWMHDLPDHRDFSYLAPKPIIRKLPAKIDLQKLFPPVYDQGQLGSCTANAIGGAFEFELIKQRQKDFMPSRLFIYYNERVMENNVNSDSGAMIRDGIKSINNQGVCPEKIWPYNINKFTQKPSANCYKEALKHQALQYQRVIRDLNQFKGCLAEGYPFVFGFSVYESFEGSEVAKTGKLNIPKKNEKLLGGHAVVAVGYDDSQKRFIIRNSWGNKWGKNGYFTMPYEYLNNDKLSDDFWTIRLVED, encoded by the coding sequence ATGAAACAAAATTTTAAAAAGTATGGTTGGATGCACGATTTACCTGACCATAGAGATTTTAGTTATCTTGCTCCGAAGCCTATAATTAGGAAGCTTCCTGCAAAAATTGATTTACAAAAATTATTTCCACCTGTTTATGACCAGGGACAATTGGGAAGCTGCACAGCAAACGCCATTGGCGGTGCTTTCGAATTTGAATTAATAAAACAAAGACAGAAAGATTTCATGCCTTCACGGCTTTTCATTTACTACAACGAAAGAGTGATGGAAAATAATGTTAACAGCGATAGCGGAGCGATGATTCGTGATGGAATTAAAAGTATAAACAATCAAGGTGTATGTCCGGAAAAAATTTGGCCTTACAACATAAATAAATTTACACAAAAGCCATCTGCAAACTGCTATAAGGAAGCATTAAAACATCAGGCATTGCAGTATCAGCGGGTTATAAGAGACTTAAATCAATTTAAAGGATGTCTGGCAGAAGGATATCCGTTTGTTTTCGGATTTTCGGTTTACGAAAGCTTTGAAGGAAGCGAAGTAGCTAAAACCGGTAAATTAAATATTCCTAAAAAGAATGAAAAACTTTTGGGTGGACATGCTGTTGTTGCTGTTGGTTACGATGATAGCCAGAAACGATTTATAATCCGAAACAGTTGGGGCAACAAATGGGGAAAAAATGGATATTTCACTATGCCTTATGAATATTTAAACAACGATAAACTTTCAGATGATTTCTGGACAATCAGATTGGTTGAAGATTAA